A single Inediibacterium massiliense DNA region contains:
- the lspA gene encoding signal peptidase II, whose protein sequence is MNYFLIILLIFLDQCSKWIIQSRFSVHESIPIVKNIFHITYVQNVGAAFGILKNQKMFFIIATVFIVSSIFIYIYKQKNLHKILTGSLSLVIAGAIGNFIDRIRFGYVVDFFDFRIWPVFNIADMCIVFGAIGLCYYMIFLENRS, encoded by the coding sequence ATGAATTACTTTTTAATTATTTTATTGATTTTTTTAGATCAATGTTCTAAATGGATCATCCAAAGTAGATTTTCAGTCCATGAGTCTATACCTATTGTAAAAAATATATTCCATATTACTTATGTTCAAAATGTAGGAGCAGCTTTTGGCATATTGAAAAATCAAAAAATGTTTTTTATCATAGCTACTGTTTTTATTGTTTCTAGTATTTTTATTTATATATATAAGCAAAAAAATTTACATAAAATATTAACAGGTAGTCTAAGTTTAGTCATAGCGGGAGCTATAGGAAACTTTATAGATCGTATTCGATTTGGATACGTAGTAGATTTTTTTGATTTTAGAATTTGGCCTGTTTTTAATATTGCGGATATGTGTATTGTATTTGGAGCAATAGGACTTTGTTATTATATGATTTTTTTAGAAAATCGTAGCTAG
- a CDS encoding DivIVA domain-containing protein, which yields MITPLEIQNKEFKKVLRGYKESEVDEFLDQVIMDYENLYKENIELKDKIVLLNDQVNKYENLEKTLNNTLVFAQSTAEEVAQNAQKKAELIIEEAQSKATRIIKNAEDEIIKIQREYEQGKKQLQIFKTRFKTLLEAQLETIDRESEELVEETESI from the coding sequence ATGATTACACCACTTGAAATTCAAAATAAAGAGTTTAAAAAAGTATTAAGAGGCTATAAAGAAAGTGAAGTAGATGAATTTTTAGACCAAGTGATTATGGATTATGAAAATTTATACAAAGAGAATATTGAATTAAAAGATAAAATTGTTCTTTTAAATGATCAAGTGAATAAATATGAAAATTTAGAAAAAACTCTTAACAATACATTAGTTTTTGCACAGAGTACAGCTGAAGAAGTAGCTCAAAATGCACAAAAAAAAGCAGAGTTAATTATAGAAGAAGCACAAAGTAAAGCTACTAGAATTATAAAAAATGCAGAAGATGAAATAATAAAAATTCAAAGAGAATATGAACAAGGGAAAAAGCAGTTGCAAATTTTTAAAACTAGATTTAAGACGCTTTTAGAAGCACAGCTTGAAACCATTGATAGAGAGTCAGAAGAACTTGTAGAAGAAACTGAATCCATATAA
- a CDS encoding HlyD family efflux transporter periplasmic adaptor subunit, translating to MKKKTQKKRKKNKLRTFFLGIIILYLMIKFLPMMWSMTKETSIAEYGTIQIIDQLSCYIIRDERLVKSSVEGDIKYFAQEGEKVEKGYRIAEIYKDTVDYTTRRKLEVVNQRIDNIKNDENDLFQSDVTKINQDIQEIIKSIQECKEKNDLLKIEQLKKELDTKVEKMKIISGDKSFAGKNLETLTAEQEQLEEKINASVLRMKSPISGIISYNIDGYEGVLTPQNMTTIELNKLKDIKSEVTDLKVEKVIQNQPLFKVVNNNLWYMITYVDEEQLENYKEGKTVTFKFSSGEVKGKVCRIIENKKKSMIVFQIDQYAEKFFNTRKVDLDVIAINYEGLKLYKDSLIQKDGKQGVYVLDINRYAKFKPVKVIGYDEDYVIIQNNIFYEKEGEEIKAVSTVKLYDEVARNASKVKEGQMIY from the coding sequence GTGAAAAAAAAGACTCAGAAGAAAAGAAAAAAGAATAAGTTAAGAACTTTTTTTCTTGGCATTATTATTTTATATTTAATGATTAAATTTTTGCCTATGATGTGGTCTATGACAAAAGAAACAAGTATTGCTGAATATGGAACTATTCAAATTATAGATCAACTCTCCTGCTATATCATTAGAGATGAAAGGCTTGTAAAGAGTTCTGTAGAGGGAGATATAAAATATTTTGCACAAGAAGGAGAAAAAGTTGAGAAAGGTTATAGAATTGCAGAAATTTATAAAGATACAGTAGATTATACTACAAGGAGAAAGTTAGAAGTTGTCAATCAAAGAATTGATAATATTAAAAATGATGAAAATGATTTATTTCAAAGCGATGTAACAAAAATTAATCAAGATATTCAAGAAATTATTAAATCTATTCAAGAATGTAAGGAAAAAAATGATTTGCTTAAAATTGAACAATTAAAAAAAGAATTAGATACAAAAGTAGAGAAGATGAAAATTATTTCAGGAGATAAAAGCTTTGCAGGAAAAAATTTAGAGACATTGACAGCAGAACAAGAACAATTAGAAGAAAAAATAAATGCTTCTGTTTTAAGAATGAAAAGTCCAATATCTGGAATAATTAGCTATAATATAGATGGATATGAGGGTGTATTGACTCCTCAGAATATGACTACTATAGAATTAAATAAATTAAAAGATATCAAAAGTGAAGTAACAGATTTGAAAGTAGAAAAGGTGATTCAAAATCAGCCATTATTTAAAGTAGTCAATAATAATTTATGGTATATGATTACCTATGTAGACGAGGAGCAGTTAGAAAATTATAAAGAAGGAAAAACAGTAACCTTTAAATTCTCTAGTGGGGAAGTAAAAGGAAAAGTATGTCGTATTATAGAAAATAAAAAAAAGAGTATGATTGTATTTCAAATAGATCAATATGCTGAAAAATTTTTTAATACAAGAAAAGTTGATTTAGATGTGATTGCCATCAACTATGAGGGATTAAAGCTTTATAAAGATAGTTTGATACAAAAAGATGGAAAACAAGGAGTTTATGTTTTAGATATTAATAGATATGCAAAATTTAAGCCAGTAAAAGTGATTGGTTATGATGAAGATTATGTAATTATTCAAAATAATATTTTTTATGAAAAAGAAGGAGAAGAAATAAAAGCTGTATCCACTGTAAAATTATATGATGAAGTAGCTAGAAATGCTTCCAAAGTAAAGGAAGGTCAAATGATTTATTAA
- a CDS encoding cell division protein SepF yields MSKLVEKVKYFMGLDDYEEEEEEVMETTVEEEEDNITPFPTKRNRIVNIHTTTQMKVVLYEPTDFEESQSIVDNLKNRKPVVVNLENLDSELAKKIFDFVNGAVYALDGSIQKVSKGIFILAPSNVDISANINEEIKNKALFPWSK; encoded by the coding sequence ATGAGTAAATTAGTTGAAAAGGTAAAATATTTTATGGGTTTAGATGATTATGAAGAAGAGGAAGAAGAAGTAATGGAAACTACTGTTGAAGAAGAAGAAGATAATATTACACCTTTCCCTACTAAAAGAAATAGAATTGTTAATATACATACAACGACTCAAATGAAAGTAGTACTTTACGAACCTACTGATTTTGAAGAGTCTCAAAGTATTGTTGATAATCTAAAAAACAGAAAGCCTGTAGTGGTCAATTTAGAAAATTTAGATTCAGAATTAGCAAAAAAAATATTTGATTTTGTAAATGGAGCAGTCTATGCACTTGATGGAAGTATTCAAAAAGTTTCAAAGGGTATTTTTATTTTAGCTCCTAGCAATGTAGATATATCTGCCAATATTAATGAAGAAATAAAAAATAAAGCTTTATTTCCATGGAGTAAATAG
- a CDS encoding TraR/DksA C4-type zinc finger protein, whose protein sequence is MKREKLNYYKNKLLNEKEETIKTIERMNENEPNASLQEYYDELSVYDNHPADIGTETFEMEMNFNLKNNEELYLKEIEDALDRIQRGTYGKCIDCGGDIPNERLEMLPTALQCMNCQKDKLSVDYEVRTRPVEEQNLYPPFGRTYMDTNEDYNGFDGEDAWQAVARFNKTDEHNMALDWYDNNMYDENVSGTVEYVDQISNGFYKGQLKDEEREDIPKK, encoded by the coding sequence TTGAAAAGGGAGAAATTAAATTATTATAAAAATAAGTTATTGAATGAAAAAGAAGAAACCATAAAAACTATTGAACGTATGAATGAAAATGAACCCAATGCTTCTTTGCAGGAATATTATGATGAATTATCTGTATATGACAATCATCCTGCTGATATAGGCACAGAAACTTTTGAAATGGAAATGAATTTTAATCTTAAAAATAATGAGGAACTATATTTAAAAGAAATTGAAGATGCACTAGATCGAATCCAAAGAGGCACATATGGAAAATGTATAGATTGTGGAGGAGATATTCCAAATGAAAGACTTGAAATGCTTCCTACTGCACTACAATGCATGAACTGCCAAAAGGACAAATTAAGTGTAGATTATGAGGTTCGTACAAGACCTGTAGAGGAACAAAATCTATATCCCCCTTTTGGAAGAACTTATATGGATACAAATGAAGATTATAATGGATTTGATGGGGAAGATGCATGGCAAGCTGTAGCTCGATTTAATAAAACAGATGAACATAATATGGCTCTTGATTGGTATGATAACAATATGTATGATGAAAATGTATCAGGAACAGTAGAATATGTGGATCAAATTAGTAATGGTTTTTATAAAGGACAATTAAAGGACGAAGAAAGAGAAGATATACCTAAAAAGTGA
- the spoIVA gene encoding stage IV sporulation protein A: MEKFDIYNDIAERTQGDIYIGVVGPVRTGKSTFIKRFMELLVLPNIENAYRKERATDELPQSGAGKTIMTTEPKFVPNEAIELTLKDHAKFKVRLVDCVGYLVKGAIGHEENGKPRMVTTPWYEKEIPFEEAAEIGTRKVIKDHSTIGLVITTDGSVTDLERASYIQAEERVIKELKEIEKPFVLVLNSIQPYAEETLVLKEELEKKYNVPVVVTDCAKMEIEDINQILENVLFEFPIKEINIHLPGWVEGLDMTHWLKDKIIYAVKEWSQEVKKINHIRSYVEKFIDMEVVSEVSLSDISLGEGIAHIQMKMKDGLFYNILQEITGYKIEGDHQILGLIKEFSRAKKEYDRVEEALNNVKETGYGLVAPTLEELELQEPEIFKHGNRFGVKLRANAPSLHLIRTDIKTEVSPIVGTEKESEELLKYLLDEFQSDPKKIWQTNMFGKSLHDMVKEQMQNKLFTMPEDTRVKMQRTLQKIVNDGSGGLICIIL; this comes from the coding sequence ATGGAGAAATTCGATATATATAATGACATTGCTGAAAGAACACAAGGAGATATTTATATAGGAGTTGTAGGTCCAGTTCGAACAGGAAAATCTACTTTCATCAAAAGATTTATGGAATTACTAGTATTACCCAATATTGAAAATGCATATAGAAAAGAAAGAGCCACAGATGAATTGCCACAAAGCGGAGCAGGAAAAACAATTATGACTACAGAACCTAAATTTGTACCTAATGAAGCTATTGAGCTAACATTAAAAGATCATGCAAAATTTAAAGTCAGGTTAGTAGATTGTGTAGGATATTTAGTAAAGGGAGCCATTGGCCATGAAGAGAATGGAAAGCCTAGAATGGTAACTACTCCTTGGTATGAAAAGGAAATTCCTTTTGAAGAAGCTGCAGAAATAGGCACAAGAAAAGTTATTAAGGATCATTCTACGATAGGACTGGTAATTACAACAGATGGAAGCGTGACAGATCTTGAAAGGGCAAGCTATATACAAGCAGAAGAGAGAGTCATAAAAGAGCTAAAAGAGATTGAAAAGCCTTTTGTTTTAGTTTTAAATTCAATTCAACCCTATGCAGAAGAAACTTTAGTATTAAAAGAAGAATTAGAAAAAAAATATAATGTACCAGTAGTGGTTACAGATTGTGCAAAAATGGAGATAGAAGATATTAATCAAATATTAGAGAATGTATTATTTGAGTTTCCAATTAAAGAAATTAATATTCATCTTCCTGGATGGGTAGAAGGATTAGATATGACCCATTGGTTAAAGGATAAAATCATTTATGCAGTAAAAGAATGGAGTCAAGAAGTTAAAAAAATTAATCATATTAGAAGTTATGTAGAAAAATTTATAGATATGGAAGTTGTATCTGAAGTAAGTTTAAGTGATATTTCATTAGGAGAAGGAATTGCCCATATTCAAATGAAAATGAAAGATGGACTTTTTTATAATATATTGCAAGAAATTACAGGATATAAAATAGAAGGAGATCATCAAATACTAGGACTCATTAAAGAATTTTCTAGAGCGAAAAAGGAATATGATAGAGTAGAAGAAGCATTAAATAATGTAAAAGAAACAGGGTATGGACTAGTAGCTCCTACTCTTGAAGAATTAGAGCTTCAAGAACCTGAAATCTTCAAACATGGAAATAGATTTGGTGTAAAATTAAGAGCCAATGCTCCATCCCTACATTTAATTAGAACAGATATAAAGACAGAAGTATCTCCTATTGTAGGAACAGAAAAAGAAAGTGAAGAATTATTAAAATATCTTTTAGATGAATTTCAATCAGATCCTAAAAAAATATGGCAGACGAATATGTTTGGAAAGTCTCTTCATGATATGGTGAAAGAGCAAATGCAAAATAAATTGTTTACTATGCCAGAGGATACAAGAGTGAAAATGCAAAGAACATTGCAAAAAATTGTTAATGATGGTAGTGGTGGATTGATTTGTATCATTTTATAA
- a CDS encoding DUF5665 domain-containing protein, with protein MDDKRLMKFEKNIEKLATDLEKTKICEYVNIMNDSKRLLYINFIAGLARGLGTAIGLTILAAVFFYMLKSTVDLPLIGKYIAQLIKIIENYK; from the coding sequence ATGGATGATAAAAGATTAATGAAATTTGAAAAAAATATAGAAAAATTAGCAACAGATTTAGAAAAAACGAAAATATGTGAATATGTAAACATCATGAATGATTCTAAAAGATTGTTGTATATAAACTTTATAGCAGGTTTAGCAAGAGGATTAGGAACAGCTATAGGACTTACTATATTGGCAGCCGTATTTTTTTATATGCTAAAGAGTACAGTAGATTTACCTCTTATAGGAAAATATATTGCCCAATTGATTAAAATTATTGAAAATTATAAGTAA
- a CDS encoding NAD(P)H-dependent glycerol-3-phosphate dehydrogenase yields MKHNICVLGAGSWGTALAISLSKKGHDVNLWMRNKEQFEQMQKTRENIKYLSGVLLPENIHLFSDIHEAVKDTQVILLTVSSQAVRKVIGQCKEIISSDQIIVNAAKGLENNTLLRISQVVEQELPKNSFAVLSGPSHAEEVCRDMPTTLVVASKSKKVAEYIQDIFISPKLRIYTNPDVVGVELGGALKNVIALGAGVSDGLGFGDNAKAALMTRGITEIARLGSAMGADMSTFAGLTGIGDLIVTCTSMHSRNRRCGIKIGEGKKLEEAIESIGMVVEGVVTTKVAYELSKKYNIDMPITSEIYNILYHNHNVKEAVVNLMMRSRTHEIEEVVANEKFNW; encoded by the coding sequence ATGAAACATAATATTTGTGTACTTGGAGCTGGAAGTTGGGGAACAGCTTTAGCTATTTCTCTTTCTAAAAAGGGACATGATGTAAATTTATGGATGAGAAATAAAGAACAATTTGAACAAATGCAAAAAACGAGAGAGAATATAAAGTATTTATCAGGAGTACTTTTACCAGAAAATATACATCTATTTTCTGATATTCATGAAGCAGTAAAAGATACCCAAGTCATTTTACTTACTGTATCATCTCAAGCTGTTAGAAAAGTAATTGGTCAATGCAAAGAAATTATTTCTAGTGATCAAATTATTGTCAACGCAGCAAAGGGTCTTGAAAATAATACATTACTTAGAATTTCTCAAGTAGTAGAACAGGAATTACCCAAAAATTCATTTGCTGTTTTATCAGGACCTTCTCATGCAGAAGAGGTATGTAGGGATATGCCCACTACGTTAGTAGTTGCATCCAAGTCAAAAAAAGTTGCTGAGTATATACAAGATATATTTATTTCTCCAAAGCTTAGAATATATACAAATCCAGATGTGGTAGGAGTAGAACTAGGAGGAGCTCTTAAAAATGTCATTGCATTAGGGGCTGGGGTGTCAGATGGCTTAGGGTTTGGAGATAATGCAAAAGCTGCACTTATGACAAGAGGAATTACAGAAATAGCAAGACTTGGGTCAGCTATGGGAGCAGATATGAGTACCTTTGCAGGACTTACAGGTATTGGAGATTTGATTGTAACTTGTACGAGTATGCATAGTAGAAATAGAAGATGTGGAATTAAAATTGGAGAAGGAAAAAAGCTAGAAGAAGCCATTGAATCTATAGGTATGGTTGTAGAGGGAGTGGTAACTACAAAGGTGGCTTATGAACTTTCTAAAAAATATAATATAGATATGCCTATTACTTCTGAAATTTATAATATTTTATATCATAACCATAATGTAAAAGAAGCTGTAGTCAATCTTATGATGAGAAGTAGGACTCATGAAATTGAAGAAGTAGTTGCAAATGAAAAATTTAATTGGTAA
- a CDS encoding YggS family pyridoxal phosphate-dependent enzyme, translated as MSIEENIIHIRQEIHKACEKSNRNPEEVKLIAVTKTVDSSKINEAIAQGIEDVGENKVQEIINKYDQVSPVSFHMIGHLQTNKVKYIIDKVKLIHSLDRISLAKEIDKRAKQNNKVMDVLVQINVAKEDTKFGMYKEEVYDFLEQIKCFENIKVKGLMTIAPYEEDPEEVRKYFKELKEIFEEIKTKDFSHVEMKYLSMGMTNDFQIAIEEGANFIRVGTGIFGKRNYNQ; from the coding sequence ATGTCTATTGAGGAAAATATTATACATATTAGACAAGAAATTCATAAGGCTTGTGAAAAATCTAACAGAAATCCAGAGGAAGTAAAACTCATTGCTGTTACAAAGACAGTAGATAGTTCTAAAATCAATGAAGCAATTGCACAAGGAATAGAAGATGTAGGAGAGAATAAAGTTCAAGAAATTATCAACAAATATGATCAAGTATCCCCAGTTTCTTTTCATATGATTGGTCATTTACAAACGAATAAAGTGAAATATATTATAGATAAGGTAAAACTTATTCATTCATTAGATAGAATCAGTTTGGCAAAGGAAATTGACAAAAGAGCAAAACAAAATAATAAAGTTATGGATGTACTGGTTCAAATTAATGTGGCAAAAGAAGATACTAAATTTGGTATGTATAAAGAAGAGGTATATGATTTTTTAGAACAAATAAAATGTTTTGAGAATATAAAGGTGAAAGGGTTGATGACGATTGCTCCTTATGAGGAAGATCCTGAGGAGGTAAGAAAATATTTTAAAGAACTTAAAGAAATATTTGAAGAAATTAAGACAAAAGATTTTTCTCATGTAGAAATGAAATATTTATCCATGGGAATGACAAATGATTTTCAAATTGCCATTGAAGAGGGCGCTAATTTCATCCGAGTAGGAACTGGAATTTTTGGAAAAAGAAATTATAATCAATAG
- a CDS encoding RNA-binding protein produces the protein MIIKHIKDDEERKVVMKVLNKMESTFRGHTIKSSDFYDPYQISLCVPIFHHFHDITYKIFGGYEKAERKVMIFYPEYLTLEEKDCPICAIRIYGKFSKEDISHRDFLGAILNLGLKREKIGDILIDDGQAHVIIFKELYEYIQMNLEKISKYKVNVELIPFSNIIDIEEKVEWIHTTVASLRLDSILSAGFKESRSSIGKNIQYDKVKVNFKPVNQSSYILKQGDLISVKGKGRIILDQIENKTKKDRYRVIIKRMI, from the coding sequence ATGATAATCAAACATATAAAAGATGACGAAGAAAGAAAAGTAGTCATGAAAGTACTTAATAAAATGGAAAGTACATTTAGAGGACATACTATAAAATCTAGCGATTTTTATGATCCGTATCAGATTTCTCTCTGTGTTCCTATTTTTCATCATTTTCATGATATTACTTATAAAATATTTGGAGGATATGAAAAAGCAGAGAGAAAAGTAATGATTTTTTATCCGGAATATTTGACATTAGAAGAAAAAGATTGTCCCATTTGTGCTATTCGGATTTATGGAAAGTTTAGCAAAGAAGATATTAGTCATAGAGATTTTTTAGGAGCGATTTTAAATTTAGGATTAAAAAGAGAGAAAATAGGAGATATTTTAATTGACGATGGACAAGCCCATGTAATTATATTTAAAGAATTATATGAGTATATTCAAATGAATTTGGAGAAAATATCTAAGTATAAAGTAAATGTAGAGCTTATTCCTTTTTCTAATATCATAGATATAGAAGAAAAAGTGGAGTGGATACATACTACAGTGGCTTCTCTAAGGCTAGATAGTATTTTAAGTGCAGGATTTAAAGAATCAAGAAGTTCCATAGGAAAAAATATTCAATATGATAAAGTGAAGGTGAATTTCAAGCCTGTCAATCAGTCCTCATATATTTTAAAACAAGGGGATTTGATTTCGGTAAAGGGAAAGGGCAGGATTATATTAGATCAAATTGAAAATAAGACAAAAAAGGACAGATATAGGGTGATCATAAAAAGAATGATCTAG
- a CDS encoding RluA family pseudouridine synthase: MDHIEFIVDDLDEETRIDLYLSKELADFSRSFIQKLIEKEKVKVNGETIQAKKYKIKENDLIEVEIPKPEKLNIQAENIPIEIIYEDDDLLVVNKPQGMVVHPAPGNFNGTLVNALLYHCKNLSSINGVIRPGIVHRIDKDTSGLLMVAKKDHVHRHLAEQLKEHTIKRVYTALVHGNIKEEEGTIHAPIGRHPQDRLKMAVVQRNGKDAITHFKVLKRFKEYTWIEARLETGRTHQIRVHMAYIKYPLVGDPVYGPKKEKFHLNGQMLHAKILGFIHPTKEKFMEFEVPLPNHFTRILKILENNNLSKNE; encoded by the coding sequence TTGGATCATATAGAGTTTATTGTGGATGATTTAGATGAAGAAACAAGAATTGATTTGTATTTATCTAAAGAATTAGCAGATTTTTCAAGAAGTTTTATACAAAAGTTAATTGAAAAAGAAAAAGTGAAAGTAAATGGAGAGACTATACAAGCAAAAAAATACAAGATAAAAGAAAATGATCTTATTGAAGTAGAAATTCCTAAGCCTGAAAAATTAAATATTCAAGCTGAGAATATACCTATTGAAATTATTTATGAAGATGATGATCTTTTAGTAGTCAATAAGCCACAGGGAATGGTTGTCCATCCAGCCCCAGGAAACTTTAATGGAACCTTAGTCAATGCATTATTATATCATTGTAAAAATTTATCATCTATTAATGGAGTTATCCGTCCAGGTATTGTCCATAGAATTGATAAGGATACCAGTGGCCTTTTAATGGTAGCTAAAAAAGATCATGTACATAGACACCTTGCAGAGCAATTAAAGGAACATACGATTAAAAGAGTGTATACAGCGCTTGTTCATGGCAATATAAAAGAAGAGGAAGGAACCATCCATGCACCGATAGGAAGACATCCTCAGGATCGATTAAAGATGGCAGTTGTACAAAGAAATGGAAAAGATGCCATTACTCATTTTAAGGTGTTAAAGAGATTTAAAGAATATACTTGGATAGAAGCTAGATTAGAAACAGGGAGAACCCACCAAATAAGAGTACATATGGCTTATATCAAATATCCTCTAGTAGGAGATCCTGTATATGGACCCAAAAAAGAAAAGTTTCATTTAAATGGACAAATGTTGCATGCTAAAATTTTAGGATTTATACATCCTACAAAGGAAAAATTTATGGAATTTGAAGTACCTCTTCCAAATCATTTTACACGAATCCTAAAAATTTTAGAAAATAATAATCTTTCAAAAAATGAATAG
- a CDS encoding YggT family protein: MWMMVRSVEYFFRVLNFLILVRILLSWIQPHGYGTITKVIYQLTEPILAPFRKLLQNFNIGMGMIDISPILAVLFLDLIRKVILSLLY; this comes from the coding sequence ATGTGGATGATGGTGCGATCTGTTGAGTATTTTTTTAGAGTATTAAACTTTTTAATTTTAGTAAGAATCTTATTATCTTGGATTCAGCCTCATGGATATGGAACCATTACAAAAGTTATTTATCAATTAACTGAGCCTATATTAGCACCTTTTAGAAAATTACTTCAAAATTTTAATATAGGAATGGGAATGATAGATATATCTCCTATTTTAGCTGTATTATTTTTAGACCTTATTAGAAAAGTTATTCTTAGCTTACTTTATTAG
- a CDS encoding 5'-methylthioadenosine/adenosylhomocysteine nucleosidase, whose translation MNTIGIIGAMDEEIEILKDKMELKEETVFAGMKFYKGNLENKEIVLVRSGIGKVNAAICAQILISNFSVDAIMNTGVAGAVFEELEVGDIVVSEDVIEHDFDVTAFGGYKLGQIPRMEEYIFKADEKLIKAAIEAQKNENYEVKRGRIVSGDIFVASKEKKDFLWKEFSGYCAEMEGAAIGHTCYLSNIPFLIIRAMSDKADGTADVNFNEFVHTAARNSVDIVIHVLKTIR comes from the coding sequence ATGAATACTATAGGAATTATAGGAGCAATGGATGAGGAAATTGAAATTTTAAAAGATAAAATGGAATTAAAAGAAGAAACTGTATTTGCAGGAATGAAATTTTATAAAGGAAACTTAGAAAATAAAGAAATTGTTTTAGTAAGAAGTGGAATTGGAAAAGTGAATGCAGCTATTTGTGCACAAATATTGATTAGTAATTTTTCTGTAGATGCTATTATGAATACAGGAGTTGCTGGAGCTGTTTTTGAGGAATTAGAAGTAGGAGACATTGTAGTATCAGAAGACGTGATTGAACATGATTTTGATGTGACAGCATTTGGAGGATATAAACTAGGACAAATTCCTAGAATGGAGGAATACATATTTAAAGCAGATGAGAAATTGATAAAAGCAGCTATAGAAGCACAGAAAAATGAGAATTATGAAGTAAAGAGGGGAAGAATAGTATCAGGAGATATATTTGTAGCTTCAAAAGAAAAGAAAGATTTTCTATGGAAAGAATTTAGTGGATATTGTGCGGAAATGGAAGGAGCTGCAATTGGACATACTTGTTATTTAAGTAATATTCCTTTTTTAATTATTCGTGCCATGTCTGATAAAGCAGATGGAACAGCAGATGTAAATTTTAATGAATTTGTTCATACGGCAGCAAGAAATTCTGTTGATATTGTAATACATGTATTAAAAACTATAAGATAG
- the plsY gene encoding glycerol-3-phosphate 1-O-acyltransferase PlsY, which translates to MFKILAMVISYLLGNFSTSVIVSKVLANIDIRNYGSGNAGATNVYRTLGAKAAIITLLGDALKGVVAVALGRALGGENTALICGVLVIIGHNWPVLFGFKGGKGIATAIGVGLSVHSLAAMICIFIGIMILIKSKYVSLASITAISIFPFLLLFDKGINYFIFGLVIAIMALYRHRQNIERLMKGIESKIR; encoded by the coding sequence ATGTTTAAAATACTTGCTATGGTTATCAGTTACCTATTGGGAAATTTTTCAACTTCTGTTATTGTATCAAAGGTGTTGGCAAATATAGATATTAGAAACTATGGTAGTGGAAATGCTGGAGCTACCAATGTATATAGGACTTTAGGGGCGAAGGCTGCTATTATAACACTTTTAGGAGATGCCTTAAAAGGTGTGGTTGCAGTAGCTTTGGGAAGAGCATTAGGGGGAGAAAATACTGCGTTGATTTGTGGCGTTTTAGTGATTATAGGTCACAATTGGCCAGTACTATTTGGATTTAAAGGTGGAAAAGGAATTGCTACAGCCATAGGAGTAGGACTTTCTGTCCATTCTCTTGCTGCAATGATTTGTATATTTATAGGAATTATGATTTTAATAAAAAGTAAATACGTATCTTTAGCGTCTATTACAGCTATTAGTATATTTCCTTTTTTGCTGTTATTTGATAAAGGTATAAATTATTTTATTTTTGGTTTAGTAATCGCTATTATGGCATTGTATAGACATAGACAAAATATAGAAAGACTGATGAAGGGGATTGAATCTAAAATAAGGTAA